One part of the Rutidosis leptorrhynchoides isolate AG116_Rl617_1_P2 chromosome 1, CSIRO_AGI_Rlap_v1, whole genome shotgun sequence genome encodes these proteins:
- the LOC139902320 gene encoding uncharacterized protein produces the protein MVSLKSLFPEVVKALQYVKNGGDNGVSHLQASGVLSYFVTFDFVFYLHLMLHILGLTNVLSQALQRKDQNIKEAVSLVQGTKRSLQNFRDNGFDGLLEDVYYFCQKNDLERLNMDEQYVVSRNRKTNITNQHYFKVDIFNMVLDMIIQEFSDQFSEVSIELLTYMAALSPRNSFDMFDSSKLMKISEMYPMDFSEADREHLKRELDVYYEVVRQDEKFANLKGIVDLSRLMVESGKHLSFRYVYCLLKLALIFPVATATVERCFSKMKLIKSDLRNRMNDDFLNGCLLVP, from the coding sequence ATGGTAAGTTTGAAATCTTTATTTCCTGAAGTTGTCAAGGCTCTTCAATATGTTAAAAACGGAGGAGATAATGGGGTGAGTCACCTTCAAGCATCCGGCGTTCTATCATATTTTGTAACCTTTGATTTTGTTTTCTATTTGCATTTGATGTTGCACATTTTAGGCCTCACAAATGTATTGTCACAAGCTCTTCAAAGAAAGGATCAAAATATCAAAGAAGCGGTTTCATTGGTGCAAGGAACAAAACGATCATTGCAAAACTTTAGAGATAACGGGTTTGATGGATTATTAGAGGATGTATATTATTTTTGTCAAAAAAATGATCTTGAAAGGTTGAACATGGATGAACAATATGTGGTCTCAAGAAACCGAAAGACGAATATTACCAATCAACATTACTTCAAGGTTGATATCTTTAATATGGTTTTAGATATGATAATTCAAGAGTTTAGTGACCAATTTAGTGAGGTTAGCATTGAATTGCTTACTTATATGGCGGCTTTAAGTCCACGTAATTCTTTTGATATGTTTGATTCATCAAAGTTAATGAAAATTAGTGAGATGTATCCTATGGATTTTAGTGAAGCGGATAGGGAACATCTTAAGCGTGAACTTGATGTCTATTATGAGGTTGTGCGTCAAGATGAAAAATTTGCTAACTTAAAAGGAATTGTCGACCTTTCAAGATTGATGGTTGAAAGTGGAAAACATCTTTCATTTCGGTATGTCTATTGCTTATTAAAGCTAGCTTTGATTTTTCCCGTGGCAACCGCTACGGTGGAGAGGTGCTTTTCAAAAATGAAGCTTATAAAATCAGATTTGCGCAATCGaatgaatgatgattttttgaatgGTTGTCTTCTGGTGCCATAG
- the LOC139902312 gene encoding uncharacterized protein encodes MQRTLERYVKRKVTSGVEGCSNANTSNNFSRPMSTPSIPKKIDIDDLPWDLGNRKGISEYDPNQRDEIRILYLQRGPCQPHGHLFPVTKVGDQCWKQGGSDAFVIDGFRSWSKKRDLMFMRGNIEKQEYRIRLQCSVDAVRYVMHNALPFRGHDESEGSIYKGIFLETLKLIGSQNENARKAMSKAPKNCKLTSSDIQKDIVDCFAKEILKSIFEEIGNDVFGLLVEESSDVSRKEKMAVVLRYVDSCGVVKERFVGVVHVKDTSALTLKDAIDSLFAEHKMSMKQVRGQGYNVASNMRGEFNVAKHHDGVGDFFDKLALVVIIVSASCKRKDMIRDAQNDRLRREIANGEVETGRGKIKNFLL; translated from the exons ATGCAAAGGACACTAGAAAGATATGTAAAAAGAAAAGTAACATCTGGTGTTGAAGGATGTTCAAATGCAAATACTTCTAATAATTTTTCAAGACCTATGTCTACTCCTTCCATACCGAAAAAAATTGATATAGATGATCTTCCTTGGGATCTCGGGAATAGAAAAGGAATATCAGAGTATGACCCCAACCAAAGAGACGAAATAAGAATACTCTATTTACAAAGAGGACCTTGTCAACCACACGGTCATTTATTCCCGGTAACAAAAGTAGG AGATCAATGTTGGAAACAAGGTGGGAGTGATGCATTTGTGATTGATGGATTTCGTAGTTGGAGCAAGAAGAGAGACTTGATGTTCATGAGG GGTAATATTGAAAAGCAAGAGTATCGAATCCGATTACAATGTTCAGTTGATGCTGTTAGATACGTAATGCATAATGCATTACCATTTCGTGGTCATGATGAGAGTGAAGGCTCTATATATAAAGGCATATTTCTAGAAACATTGAAATTAATTGGAAGTCAAAATGAGAATGCTCGTAAGGCTATGTCAAAAGCTCCAAAGAATTGTAAACTCACTTCATCGGATATTCAGAAAGACATTGTTGATTGTTTTGCTAAAGAAATACTCAAATCTATATTTGAAGAAATTGGTAACGATGTATTTGGTTTGTTAGTTGAAGAGTCTAGTGATGTGTCTAGAAAGGAGAAAATGGCCGTGGTTTTGAGATATGTTGATAGTTGTGGAGTTGTTAAGGAGAGATTTGTTGGTGTAGTTCACGTGAAAGACACGTCTGCTTTAACGCTTAAGGATGCCATAGATTCTTTATTTGCTGAGCATAAAATGAGTATGAAACAG GTAAGAGGTCAAGGTTACAACGTAGCAAGCAACATGCGTGGAGAATTCAATG TTGCGAAACATCATGACGGGGTTGGAGATTTTTTTGATAAACTAGCATTGGTAGTAATTATAGTTTCTGCATCGTGTAAACGGAAAGATATGATTCGAGATGCTCAGAATGATAGACTACGTCGAGAAATCGCTAATGGTGAAGTAGAAACGGGAAGGGGGAAAATCAAGAACTTTCTCTTATAA